From the Mycoplasmatota bacterium genome, one window contains:
- a CDS encoding YggT family protein: MYIYIEAFGYLIRIYTYIILAYVLVGYFPEARGSKIYQILARLCEPLLNVFRFATVSGISFAPILAVVFLEVLYQLMRVIYGM, translated from the coding sequence GTGTATATATATATTGAGGCATTCGGATATTTAATTCGAATTTATACTTATATTATTTTAGCTTATGTTTTGGTGGGTTATTTTCCTGAAGCTAGAGGTTCTAAAATTTATCAAATTCTTGCTAGATTATGTGAACCTTTACTGAATGTATTTCGTTTTGCGACTGTTTCAGGCATTAGTTTTGCACCGATATTAGCGGTTGTATTTTTAGAAGTATTATATCAATTAATGAGAGTTATTTATGGAATGTGA
- a CDS encoding IS1182 family transposase, translated as MLPNKELVLSPYSKLYDIVVPKNHILRKFKELVDFEFVYEELKDKYTKDNGATAKCPIFMFKLLLLKVMYPMSDRDLVEQAQLNMAYKYFLEIAPEETDIIHPTSLTKFRKLRLKDGELLDKLISKTVELALNLGLIKSKQIIVDSTHTNSMFNYKSPLEILEEKSKNLRKVVYKTDESYKDKMPEKPISKNIDDHIKYCNELVELIRNDENLLIRENIRLKTNLLEEIVNDNIEEINSMVEKDAKVGHKSADTSFFGYKTHIAMVPERIITAAVVTSGDKHDGKQARELYVKSKENGIEVDAFIGDGAYSEKELIEYAKKNEFKLVSKLSKTVSKGNKRKCEDFEYNKDAKRYVCKAGHMGVRVALHGKKKHEIEGTPLRETHYFDVEKCKTCPFKEECGYKEGQDSRSYTVTLKKDNVHAEHEKFQESKEFKELAKERYKIEAKNSELKNSHGYKRCQSHGLLGMQIQSAMTIFAVNLKRIVTLMG; from the coding sequence ATGCTACCTAATAAAGAACTTGTCTTAAGTCCATACAGTAAGTTGTATGATATTGTGGTTCCAAAGAATCATATATTAAGAAAATTTAAAGAATTAGTGGATTTTGAATTTGTTTATGAAGAATTAAAAGATAAATATACAAAGGATAATGGAGCGACAGCGAAATGTCCTATTTTTATGTTTAAATTATTATTATTAAAAGTAATGTATCCAATGTCTGACCGAGATTTAGTTGAGCAAGCACAATTAAATATGGCATATAAGTATTTTTTAGAAATAGCTCCAGAAGAAACAGATATTATCCATCCAACAAGTTTAACAAAGTTTAGAAAGTTACGATTAAAAGATGGAGAATTATTAGATAAACTAATTTCAAAAACAGTAGAGCTAGCACTAAACTTAGGATTAATAAAATCAAAACAAATAATAGTAGACTCAACACATACAAATAGTATGTTTAATTATAAATCACCACTTGAAATCTTAGAAGAGAAATCAAAAAATTTACGAAAAGTAGTATATAAGACTGATGAAAGTTATAAAGATAAGATGCCTGAAAAGCCAATATCAAAGAATATAGACGATCATATAAAATACTGTAATGAATTAGTTGAATTAATTAGAAATGATGAAAATTTACTAATCAGAGAAAATATTAGATTAAAAACAAACTTATTAGAAGAAATAGTAAATGATAATATTGAAGAAATAAATTCAATGGTAGAAAAGGATGCAAAAGTAGGACATAAATCAGCTGATACATCATTCTTTGGATATAAAACACATATCGCGATGGTGCCAGAACGAATTATCACAGCGGCAGTTGTGACAAGTGGAGATAAACACGATGGAAAGCAAGCAAGAGAATTATATGTGAAATCAAAAGAAAATGGAATTGAAGTTGATGCTTTTATAGGGGATGGAGCGTATTCAGAAAAAGAACTAATAGAATATGCGAAAAAAAATGAATTTAAATTAGTTTCAAAATTGAGTAAAACAGTATCTAAAGGAAATAAAAGAAAATGTGAGGATTTTGAATATAATAAAGATGCGAAAAGATATGTATGTAAAGCAGGTCATATGGGAGTTAGAGTTGCACTACATGGTAAAAAGAAACATGAGATAGAAGGAACTCCATTGCGAGAAACGCATTATTTTGATGTAGAAAAATGTAAAACGTGTCCATTTAAAGAAGAATGTGGATATAAAGAAGGACAAGATAGTAGATCTTATACAGTTACATTAAAGAAGGATAATGTTCATGCAGAACATGAAAAATTTCAAGAAAGTAAAGAATTCAAAGAATTAGCAAAAGAAAGGTATAAGATAGAAGCTAAAAATTCTGAATTGAAAAATAGTCATGGATATAAAAGATGTCAATCCCATGGCCTTTTAGGTATGCAGATACAATCAGCAATGACAATATTCGCAGTAAACTTGAAAAGAATTGTAACACTAATGGGATAG
- a CDS encoding nucleotide pyrophosphohydrolase, whose amino-acid sequence MNKLEELIKKIHDFTEERDWFQYHNGKDLALSIVLEASELLENFQWISNEEAYQKNMQNIKDELADVLIYCFRFADEHNFDVEKIILDKMKKNAIKYPVNKK is encoded by the coding sequence ATGAATAAACTTGAAGAACTAATTAAAAAAATACATGATTTTACAGAAGAACGTGATTGGTTTCAATATCACAATGGCAAAGATTTGGCATTATCAATTGTATTGGAAGCTTCGGAGTTATTAGAAAATTTTCAATGGATTTCAAATGAAGAGGCATATCAAAAAAATATGCAAAATATTAAAGATGAATTAGCTGATGTTTTAATCTATTGTTTTCGTTTCGCTGATGAACATAACTTTGATGTTGAGAAGATAATATTAGATAAAATGAAAAAGAATGCGATTAAATACCCTGTAAATAAGAAATAA
- the sigE gene encoding RNA polymerase sporulation sigma factor SigE yields MLKKIFKWIEKIFKDYFLFFVNSSEVLPEPLSPEAELKYVLAFNDGDMRARDKLIEHNLRLVVYIAKKFENSGIYIEDLISIGSIGLIKSVMTYNKDKNIKLATYASRCIENEILMFLRKNGRMRTEVSFDEPLNIDWDGNELLLSDILGTDNNIIMKDLESDEEKKILYQAVNKLNKREREIIVLRFGLFGQEELTQKEVAELMGISQSYISRLEKKIIDKMKQQIKKGIN; encoded by the coding sequence GTGCTAAAAAAGATTTTTAAATGGATAGAAAAAATATTTAAAGATTATTTTTTATTCTTTGTCAACAGTAGTGAAGTATTACCAGAACCTTTATCACCAGAAGCAGAATTAAAATATGTTCTAGCATTTAATGATGGTGATATGAGAGCTAGAGATAAGTTAATTGAGCATAATTTGAGATTAGTTGTTTATATCGCTAAAAAATTTGAAAACTCTGGAATTTATATTGAGGATTTAATTAGCATTGGGTCGATTGGACTAATTAAAAGTGTTATGACGTATAATAAAGATAAAAATATTAAGTTAGCAACCTATGCTTCAAGATGTATTGAAAATGAAATACTTATGTTTTTACGTAAAAATGGTAGAATGCGCACAGAAGTCTCATTTGATGAACCACTTAATATTGATTGGGATGGAAATGAATTATTATTATCAGACATATTAGGTACAGATAATAATATTATCATGAAAGATTTAGAAAGTGATGAAGAGAAAAAGATTTTATATCAAGCAGTAAACAAATTAAATAAACGTGAGAGGGAAATTATCGTCTTACGATTTGGATTATTTGGACAAGAAGAGTTAACTCAAAAAGAGGTTGCTGAATTAATGGGGATTTCACAGTCATACATTTCTCGATTAGAAAAGAAAATAATCGACAAAATGAAACAACAAATCAAAAAAGGTATCAATTAA
- the sepF gene encoding cell division protein SepF — translation MAVFKKMFKKFLGFEEESVDENLYEEFAEEENVFQEETYIKPNIEMKQKQEITLYPKTFGDACEVVEQIELGNIITINMNDVDIDTCKRITDFVLGAIYVLEGDVEKISKKVFRFWTNK, via the coding sequence ATGGCTGTGTTCAAAAAAATGTTTAAAAAATTTTTAGGATTTGAAGAAGAATCCGTTGATGAGAATTTATATGAAGAATTTGCCGAAGAAGAAAATGTTTTTCAAGAAGAAACATATATTAAACCGAATATAGAAATGAAACAAAAGCAAGAAATTACTCTTTATCCAAAAACCTTTGGTGATGCTTGTGAAGTCGTTGAACAAATTGAATTAGGTAATATTATTACCATTAATATGAATGATGTTGATATTGATACCTGTAAACGTATTACAGATTTTGTCTTAGGGGCTATCTATGTATTAGAAGGAGATGTCGAAAAAATATCTAAAAAAGTTTTTCGATTTTGGACGAACAAATAA
- a CDS encoding PrsW family intramembrane metalloprotease yields MKQFIDLFMLAITPGIALSIFIYYLDKHDKEPKTLLLKLFFYGMLISIPVILFEKVLMSFNVFTKVLSELYKALIVAGFTEEFFKRFVVLSLAYKNKNFNEKFDGIVYAVITALGFATLENILYVVFGYQSYRVGFSRAVISVPGHMLFAITMGYYLSLAKFCTVKRKCQYYFVLSLVVPIIFHGLFDFIIYVQAYVILPIFIIFLIFLYFFNIKKLHTFYCEKKEVE; encoded by the coding sequence ATGAAACAGTTTATTGATCTATTTATGCTTGCAATCACTCCAGGAATCGCATTATCTATTTTTATTTATTACTTAGATAAACATGATAAAGAACCTAAGACATTATTATTAAAACTTTTTTTTTATGGAATGCTTATTTCAATACCAGTTATTTTATTTGAGAAAGTATTGATGTCTTTTAATGTTTTTACGAAAGTATTATCAGAATTATATAAAGCATTAATTGTTGCTGGATTTACAGAGGAGTTTTTTAAACGGTTTGTAGTTTTGTCATTAGCTTATAAAAATAAAAATTTTAATGAAAAATTTGATGGGATTGTCTATGCGGTAATTACCGCATTAGGTTTTGCGACGCTTGAGAACATCTTATACGTTGTATTCGGTTATCAAAGCTATCGAGTTGGTTTTTCACGTGCTGTAATATCTGTTCCTGGACATATGTTATTTGCGATTACGATGGGTTATTATTTATCGCTCGCTAAATTCTGTACAGTAAAACGTAAGTGTCAATATTACTTTGTATTATCCCTTGTAGTTCCGATTATCTTTCATGGTCTATTCGATTTTATTATTTACGTTCAGGCTTATGTTATCTTACCTATTTTTATTATATTTTTAATATTTCTTTATTTTTTCAATATTAAAAAGTTACATACCTTTTATTGCGAAAAAAAAGAAGTTGAATAA
- a CDS encoding IS1595 family transposase encodes MINKIDLINELNKLSIKNYEDVFSFIMSFNNPIESKSDICLNCPHCGSVEFVKNGKTNKGIQRYICRECNKSFCDTSNTLLYRSRCTEDIWLKFIDCEISGLSLKETAYYNNLSVTTCFYMRHKLYKAIRNLKMKETLSSKVELDCIYTKINLKGTKPSNMPRHSKKRGNTSAYSGISHHKVCIVAAIDENDNMLLEIAGVGSESMEKYTKYTDKFMDTTLIISDSKPCIQQFANNLGVKNDKVPVIANKKRYTTNLGNSLGDINQLATGITKIIKNSHGVSIRHLQDYLSFYLYKKQLHYRTNRKDHANIMYNLLKYNHHLSNKDTLNFDYPISLKDAYYEYRYGIFA; translated from the coding sequence ATGATAAATAAAATAGATTTAATTAATGAATTAAATAAACTATCTATAAAGAATTATGAAGATGTTTTTAGTTTCATTATGTCTTTCAATAACCCTATAGAATCTAAAAGCGATATTTGTTTGAATTGTCCACATTGTGGTTCAGTTGAGTTTGTTAAAAATGGAAAAACAAACAAAGGAATTCAAAGATACATTTGTCGCGAGTGTAATAAATCATTTTGTGATACATCTAACACTCTTCTTTATAGAAGTAGATGTACTGAAGATATATGGTTAAAATTTATTGATTGTGAAATATCAGGATTATCTTTAAAAGAAACTGCTTATTATAATAATTTAAGTGTCACAACTTGTTTTTATATGCGACATAAGCTTTATAAAGCAATCAGAAACTTAAAGATGAAAGAAACTTTATCTAGTAAAGTTGAATTAGATTGTATTTATACAAAGATAAATCTTAAAGGAACCAAACCATCAAATATGCCTAGACATAGTAAAAAGAGAGGTAATACATCTGCATATTCAGGTATATCTCATCACAAAGTATGTATTGTCGCTGCAATCGATGAAAATGATAATATGTTGCTTGAGATAGCTGGAGTTGGATCGGAATCAATGGAAAAATACACTAAATATACCGATAAATTTATGGATACAACTTTAATTATTTCTGACAGTAAACCATGTATTCAACAATTTGCGAATAATTTAGGTGTTAAGAATGATAAAGTTCCTGTGATAGCTAATAAAAAACGTTATACTACTAATCTAGGTAATAGTTTAGGTGATATTAATCAATTGGCTACCGGGATTACTAAGATTATAAAAAATAGTCATGGTGTATCTATAAGACATTTACAAGATTACTTATCATTTTACCTATATAAAAAACAATTACATTATAGAACTAATCGAAAAGATCATGCAAATATAATGTATAACTTATTAAAATACAATCATCATTTATCTAATAAGGATACGTTAAATTTTGATTATCCAATATCTTTAAAAGATGCTTATTATGAATATCGATATGGGATTTTTGCATAA
- a CDS encoding YlmC/YmxH family sporulation protein, with translation MLFSEMEIKEVINVVDGVIIGFITDLEIEPNSGQIFAIFIQERLGLGNFFAKRECIRIPWDQIVKIGENVIIVNYPVKNLR, from the coding sequence ATGTTATTTTCTGAGATGGAAATAAAAGAAGTGATTAATGTAGTTGATGGTGTTATTATTGGATTTATTACCGATTTAGAAATAGAACCCAATAGTGGGCAAATATTCGCCATTTTTATTCAAGAGAGATTAGGATTAGGGAATTTTTTTGCGAAACGCGAATGTATTCGTATTCCTTGGGATCAAATCGTTAAAATCGGTGAAAATGTTATTATTGTGAATTATCCAGTTAAAAATTTACGATAA
- the ileS gene encoding isoleucine--tRNA ligase, whose translation MNKDYKNTLLMPKTTFEMRGNLPRKEPQIQKKWEEMNLYKQIMKKNENKPYYLLHDGPPYANGNIHIGHALNKILKDFVIRYKNMNGFKSPYIPGWDTHGLPIETALAKKGVDRKKLAPTEYRQKCHEYAEKQVANQKEQFKRLGVIGDWENPYITYQKEYEAMQLQVFAKMVSRGLIYKGVRPVYWSWSSESALAEAEIEYHDKKSPSIFVAFDVVDSKDVLDGDEKFVIWTTTPWTIPGNLAISVHPELDYSVVKTEKAKYVVASELVSKLTEELNWQEVEVLKTLKGEKLEYITCKHPLYDRTSLVVLGEHVTAEATGCVHTAPGHGEDDFNIGKVYNLEPLCIADEKGKLTKDTIYFEGLHVDKANKEVTQMLEEKGALLKLTFITHSYPHDWRTKKPIIFRVTPQWFASIEALKDRMLKEINEVNWYPKWGDTRLGNMIKDRKDWCISRQRLWGIPIPVFYAENGEEILNEEVILHISKLFKEHGSNVWFDWEAKDLLPKGFTHKGSPNNKFRKETDIMDVWFDSGSSHHSVLIERGLPYPADLYLEGSDQYRGWFNSSLSTGVAMTNKAPYKNVVTHGFVLDGEGRKMSKSLGNVIDPLKVINQSGTDILRLWVSSVDYQSDVRISNNLMKQVSESYRKIRNTFRFLLGNISDFNVSEDSINYQDMKEIDRFVLVKLDELTSEVKAAYDTFAFDDVYRLVNNYITQFLSSFYLDFTKDVLYIEKANSADRRAIQTVLYENCSRLARLLAPIIPHTADEVYEQLHQEEFVHLADMPEVSNYADSETIKVKYEHFLALRDDVLKALEEARNQKIIGKSFNAKLTLYPNQEVKTFLDSLDANLQQIFIVSQFEMSEYDKAPENALKFEQMAVLVENAEGHTCARCWQVVSHINENELCERCQSVISE comes from the coding sequence ATGAATAAAGATTATAAAAATACTTTATTGATGCCTAAAACAACATTTGAAATGAGAGGAAATTTACCGAGAAAAGAACCTCAAATTCAGAAAAAATGGGAAGAAATGAATTTATATAAACAGATTATGAAGAAAAATGAAAATAAACCTTACTATTTACTTCATGATGGTCCACCTTATGCTAATGGTAATATTCATATTGGTCATGCTTTAAATAAAATATTAAAAGATTTCGTGATTCGATATAAAAATATGAATGGGTTTAAATCACCTTATATCCCAGGCTGGGATACACATGGACTACCAATTGAAACAGCCCTTGCTAAAAAAGGGGTAGACAGAAAAAAATTAGCGCCTACTGAGTATCGACAAAAATGTCATGAATATGCTGAAAAACAAGTTGCCAATCAAAAAGAACAATTTAAACGCTTAGGTGTTATTGGTGATTGGGAAAATCCATATATTACTTATCAAAAAGAATATGAAGCGATGCAACTACAAGTGTTTGCGAAAATGGTGTCTCGTGGACTAATTTATAAGGGTGTTCGACCAGTTTATTGGTCATGGTCTAGTGAATCAGCTCTAGCTGAAGCAGAGATTGAGTATCACGACAAAAAATCACCATCAATTTTTGTAGCGTTTGATGTAGTTGATAGTAAAGATGTCTTAGATGGAGATGAAAAGTTCGTTATTTGGACAACAACACCATGGACTATTCCTGGAAATCTAGCCATTTCAGTGCATCCAGAATTAGATTATTCAGTTGTTAAAACAGAAAAAGCAAAATATGTTGTTGCTAGTGAACTTGTTTCTAAATTAACAGAAGAACTTAATTGGCAAGAGGTAGAAGTTTTAAAAACTCTAAAAGGTGAAAAATTAGAATATATTACCTGTAAACATCCTTTATATGATAGAACCTCTTTAGTTGTACTAGGGGAACATGTTACTGCGGAAGCGACAGGATGCGTACATACAGCTCCTGGTCATGGGGAAGATGATTTTAATATTGGGAAAGTTTATAATCTTGAACCATTATGTATTGCTGATGAAAAAGGTAAATTAACAAAAGATACGATTTATTTTGAAGGATTACATGTTGATAAGGCTAATAAAGAAGTTACACAAATGTTAGAGGAAAAAGGAGCCTTATTAAAATTAACATTTATAACGCACTCGTACCCACATGATTGGCGTACCAAAAAACCTATTATTTTCCGAGTAACCCCACAATGGTTTGCATCAATTGAAGCGTTAAAAGATAGGATGTTAAAAGAGATTAATGAAGTTAATTGGTATCCTAAATGGGGTGATACTCGTTTAGGTAATATGATTAAAGACCGTAAAGATTGGTGTATTTCTCGTCAACGTCTTTGGGGAATCCCAATTCCAGTGTTTTATGCTGAAAATGGTGAAGAAATCTTAAATGAAGAAGTCATCTTACATATCTCTAAATTATTTAAAGAACATGGATCTAATGTTTGGTTTGATTGGGAAGCAAAAGACCTATTACCAAAAGGTTTTACCCATAAAGGAAGTCCAAATAATAAATTCCGTAAAGAAACAGATATCATGGATGTTTGGTTTGATTCAGGAAGCAGCCATCATTCAGTTTTAATAGAAAGAGGATTGCCTTATCCTGCTGACCTTTATTTAGAAGGTTCAGACCAATACCGTGGTTGGTTTAATTCATCTTTATCAACTGGCGTTGCAATGACTAATAAAGCACCTTATAAAAACGTTGTGACACATGGTTTTGTGTTAGATGGAGAAGGTCGTAAAATGAGTAAGTCTTTAGGAAATGTAATTGATCCATTGAAAGTTATCAATCAATCAGGTACGGATATTTTACGTTTGTGGGTTTCATCAGTTGATTACCAATCTGATGTACGTATTTCTAATAATTTAATGAAACAAGTGAGTGAATCATATCGTAAGATTAGAAATACATTCCGTTTCTTATTAGGAAATATCTCTGATTTTAATGTTAGTGAAGATTCAATTAACTATCAAGATATGAAAGAAATTGATCGTTTCGTATTAGTTAAGTTAGATGAATTAACTAGTGAAGTGAAGGCTGCTTATGATACATTTGCTTTTGATGATGTTTATCGTTTAGTGAATAATTATATTACACAATTCTTATCATCTTTCTATCTAGATTTTACAAAAGATGTTTTATACATTGAAAAAGCAAATTCAGCGGATAGAAGAGCGATTCAAACAGTATTATATGAAAATTGTAGTCGTTTAGCTCGTTTATTAGCACCGATTATTCCACATACAGCTGATGAAGTATATGAACAGTTACATCAAGAAGAATTCGTTCATTTAGCTGATATGCCAGAGGTATCAAATTATGCAGATAGCGAAACAATAAAAGTTAAATATGAACATTTCTTAGCTTTACGTGATGATGTTTTAAAAGCATTAGAAGAGGCAAGAAATCAAAAGATTATTGGAAAATCATTTAATGCGAAGTTAACCTTATATCCAAATCAAGAAGTAAAAACTTTCTTAGATAGTTTAGATGCAAACCTCCAACAAATCTTTATTGTATCTCAATTTGAAATGAGTGAATATGATAAAGCACCTGAAAATGCCTTAAAGTTTGAACAGATGGCAGTACTTGTTGAAAATGCAGAAGGACATACTTGTGCAAGATGTTGGCAAGTGGTTAGTCATATCAATGAAAATGAATTATGCGAACGTTGCCAATCTGTTATAAGTGAATAA
- a CDS encoding sigma-E processing peptidase SpoIIGA: MTIYIDLIILSNFLLDYSLITYTGIIANEKIKFIRIFLATLFALSSLSLFFIQIQLIFIILRLLYSFIIILIAFSFVSLRKYIKNILLFYFVNYVMAGIITSYDFRFTSNAINIDLKQPTTWYLLIISFLIANILTYIYKVIEENHAFYKFNILDIRFRFLNKDYEVKGLIDTGNKTVSHGDNIPVIFIDKNIINTDIDEIYLLKNKVKFTYILMNTVKDSYITLAFKPENFGVVIDDQYFEKEVYLAIGQNIKNKDQSFQAILNSKILT, translated from the coding sequence GTGACCATCTATATTGACTTAATTATTTTATCTAACTTTTTACTTGATTATAGTTTGATTACTTATACTGGAATCATTGCGAATGAAAAAATAAAATTCATACGAATTTTTTTAGCTACTTTGTTTGCCTTATCAAGTTTAAGTTTATTTTTTATTCAAATTCAGTTAATCTTTATTATACTTCGTTTACTATATAGTTTTATCATTATATTAATCGCTTTTTCGTTTGTTTCATTAAGAAAATATATAAAGAATATATTATTATTTTATTTTGTGAATTATGTCATGGCAGGTATAATTACTTCCTATGACTTTCGATTTACTAGTAATGCGATTAATATTGATTTAAAACAGCCTACAACATGGTATTTATTAATTATTTCATTTCTAATTGCGAATATTTTGACATATATATATAAAGTAATAGAAGAGAATCATGCTTTTTATAAGTTTAATATTTTAGATATTCGCTTTCGTTTTTTAAATAAAGACTATGAAGTAAAAGGATTAATTGATACAGGTAATAAGACGGTAAGTCATGGTGATAATATACCTGTTATATTTATTGATAAGAATATAATTAATACAGACATTGATGAAATCTATTTACTGAAAAACAAAGTGAAATTTACATATATTTTAATGAATACTGTTAAAGACAGTTATATTACATTAGCGTTTAAACCTGAAAATTTTGGAGTAGTAATTGACGATCAATATTTTGAAAAAGAGGTTTACCTAGCAATTGGACAAAATATCAAAAATAAGGATCAATCTTTTCAGGCAATATTAAATTCTAAAATATTAACATAG
- a CDS encoding stage V sporulation protein S — MEVLKVSSKSNPNSVAGALANCFRERGVVEIQSIGAGALNQAVKAIAIARGYVAPTGKDLICIPAFADIMIDGEERTAIKLIVEAR; from the coding sequence ATGGAAGTATTAAAAGTTTCATCAAAATCTAATCCAAATTCTGTAGCTGGAGCATTAGCGAACTGTTTCCGAGAACGCGGAGTGGTTGAAATCCAATCTATTGGTGCTGGTGCACTTAATCAAGCTGTCAAAGCAATTGCTATCGCACGTGGGTATGTGGCGCCAACGGGGAAAGATCTAATATGTATTCCAGCATTTGCTGACATAATGATTGATGGCGAAGAGAGAACAGCAATAAAATTAATAGTCGAAGCTCGCTAA
- the sigG gene encoding RNA polymerase sporulation sigma factor SigG: MSKYKVDINGLDTSKINVLKNSEMVELFKKYQAGNKAARDKLIFGNLRLVLSVLKRFNQRGENMDDLFQVGCLGLIKAIDNFDLKHEVKFSTYAVPMIIGEIRRYLRDNSSIRVSRSLKDIAYKVLQVRERYTLENHKEPTEEEVAKILGIDPIDVIISLEAIQDPISIYTPIYSDGGDTIHLIDQIQDDSDDYETWSKNLMIETGIKMLENREKRIIYERYFMGKTQMEIAEEIGISQAQVSRLEKNALKQMHDYLH, encoded by the coding sequence ATGAGCAAGTATAAGGTGGACATAAACGGCTTGGATACTAGTAAGATTAATGTCTTAAAGAATAGTGAAATGGTGGAATTGTTTAAGAAATACCAAGCTGGAAATAAAGCCGCACGAGATAAACTAATCTTTGGTAATTTAAGATTAGTTTTGAGTGTTTTGAAACGATTTAATCAACGTGGAGAAAACATGGATGATTTATTTCAAGTAGGTTGTTTAGGTTTAATTAAAGCGATTGATAATTTTGATTTAAAACACGAAGTAAAATTTTCTACTTATGCCGTTCCGATGATTATCGGAGAGATTAGAAGATATTTACGTGATAATAGTTCAATAAGAGTTTCTAGATCATTAAAGGATATAGCTTATAAAGTTTTACAAGTGAGAGAACGTTATACATTAGAAAATCATAAAGAGCCTACCGAAGAAGAAGTGGCTAAGATTCTTGGGATTGACCCAATTGATGTAATTATATCTCTTGAAGCTATACAAGATCCGATATCAATTTACACACCTATCTATAGTGATGGTGGTGATACGATTCATTTAATTGATCAGATTCAAGATGATTCTGATGATTATGAAACATGGAGTAAAAACTTAATGATAGAAACTGGTATAAAAATGTTAGAAAATCGAGAAAAGAGAATTATTTATGAACGATACTTTATGGGGAAGACACAAATGGAAATCGCTGAAGAGATTGGTATTTCTCAAGCACAAGTATCACGATTAGAAAAGAATGCTTTAAAGCAGATGCATGATTACTTACATTAG
- a CDS encoding YggS family pyridoxal phosphate-dependent enzyme: MNIKENVKMVKEEIATIKNKYLLSYDVKICAATKYVGVDEIDSLLEEGVSDFGENRVNAFLEKEQLLHNKSIIWHFIGSLQTNKVKKVINKIDYLHSLDRESLAKEINKYRDDVLNCFIEVNCSEEDSKHGLNVNEVKSFVQLIEKYDKIRVIGLMTMAENTQDETIIRETFKKLKTLQSEIQDLNLIYAPCNQLSMGMSNDFHIAIEEGATFVRIGSRLFK; the protein is encoded by the coding sequence GTGAACATAAAAGAAAATGTTAAAATGGTTAAAGAGGAGATAGCAACAATAAAAAACAAATATCTACTTAGTTATGATGTTAAAATATGTGCAGCGACGAAATATGTAGGTGTTGATGAAATTGATTCTTTACTTGAAGAAGGGGTAAGCGATTTTGGTGAAAACCGAGTAAATGCCTTTTTAGAGAAAGAACAATTATTACATAATAAATCCATTATTTGGCATTTTATAGGTAGTTTACAAACAAATAAAGTAAAAAAGGTAATTAATAAAATAGATTATCTACACTCATTAGATCGTGAAAGTTTAGCGAAAGAAATTAATAAATACCGTGATGATGTTTTGAACTGTTTTATTGAAGTCAATTGTTCAGAAGAAGATAGTAAACATGGATTAAATGTAAATGAAGTAAAATCATTTGTTCAATTAATCGAAAAATATGATAAAATAAGAGTAATTGGTTTAATGACAATGGCAGAAAATACACAGGATGAAACCATCATTCGAGAAACATTTAAGAAATTAAAAACATTACAATCAGAAATTCAAGATTTAAATTTGATATATGCACCATGTAATCAGTTATCGATGGGAATGAGTAATGACTTTCATATCGCAATTGAAGAAGGTGCAACATTTGTTAGAATAGGGTCTAGGTTATTTAAGTAA